A window of the Harmonia axyridis chromosome 5, icHarAxyr1.1, whole genome shotgun sequence genome harbors these coding sequences:
- the LOC123679712 gene encoding phosphoglucomutase-2 isoform X2 produces MDNPDLKIKIAEWLLWDKNENTLEEIKNMISENDHEKLSNLLLNRLKFGTAGLRGKMQAGYAGMNDLVIIQTGQGLLKHLEKSEKSLLETNGIVIGYDGRHNSKRWAEITATIFVQAGYRARLFGNLVPTPYVPFSVRKYNCAIGIMITASHNPKEDNGYKVYASNGAQILSPNDKYIQEHIKGHLEPWPNSWETHIIQNNELIIDPLEEVAQDYTQRVKASILPEHLELNKKFSHMYTYTPMHGVGYNYVKRALDAINIRFKATPEQKDPHPDFPTVVYPNPEEGASCLDLSFKLAEKIGSTIIIANDPDADRMACAEKDSKTGKWKIFTGNELGALLGWWLLQCFKSNNPKVPMNDVYMVSSTVSSMILKTMAAKEGFNFVDTLTGFKWIGNKALELTKQGKYVIFGFEEAIGYMCGLQVIDKDGVSAACHMTTFGNFLKSQKKTLQDKLDEIYSTYGYHVSLNSYYICYYSHVIQSIFDRIRNYTGPKMYPKSVKNGEYTIKNIRDLTTGYDDAQADKKAILPVDPSSQMITFYFTNGLVVTLRTSGTEPKIKYYTEMCAPPEQTDREKIVATMTEQVEAVIREFLEPEKRNLIRRSS; encoded by the exons ATGGATAATCCAGACCTCAAAATCAAAATCGCGGAATGGCTGCTCTGGGACAAGAACGAAAATACTCTAGAAGAGATTAAAAATATGATTTCCGAGAATGATCACGAAAAGTTGTCGAACTTGCTGTTGAACAGGCTGAAATTTGGGACAGCAGGTCTCAGAGGAAAGATGCAGGCAGGTTATGCAGGTATGAACGATCTGGTCATTATACAAACAGGTCAAGGCTTGTTGAAGCATTTGGAGAAGAGCGAGAAAAGCCTGCTGGAAACAAACGGAATCGTTATAGGTTATGATGGAAGACACAACAGTAAAAG ATGGGCAGAAATAACAGCAACTATATTCGTACAAGCAGGATACAGAGCCAGGCTATTCGGCAATCTAGTTCCAACACCTTACGTCCCATTTTCTGTTAGAAAATACAACTGTGCCATAGGGATCATGATAACAGCATCCCATAATCCCAAAGAAGACAACGGTTACAAG GTGTATGCTTCTAACGGCGCTCAAATACTGAGCCCCAACGATAAATACATCCAAGAACACATCAAGGGGCATTTAGAACCTTGGCCGAATTCCTGGGAAACCCATATCATCCAGAATAACGAGCTGATCATAGATCCTCTTGAAGAAGTGGCGCAGGACTACACGCAGCGCGTAAAAGCCAGCATACTCCCTGAACATctagaattgaataagaaattTAGTCATATGTACACGTATACTCCGATGCATGGTGTTGGTTACAATTATGTTAAACGAGCTCTAGATGCAATCAATATCAGATTTAAGGCAACACCGGAGCAGAAAGATCCTCATCCTGACTTTCCGACAGTGGT aTATCCAAATCCAGAGGAAGGAGCCAGTTGTCTTGATCTCTCTTTCAAACTTGCAGAAAAAATTGGCAGCACAATAATAATAGCTAATGACCCGGACGCGGATAGAATGGCATGTGCAGAAAAAGATAG taaaaccgggaaatggaaaattttcactgGCAATGAGCTTGGGGCTCTACTTGGCTGGTGGTTACTTCAGTGCTTCAAATCAAATAACCCTAAAGTTCCCATGAATGATGTTTATATGGTATCGAGTACTGTGAGTTCGATGATTTTGAAAACGATGGCAGCCAAAGAAGGCTTCAATTTTGTTGATACTCTCACTGGTTTCAAATGGATAG GAAATAAGGCCTTAGAACTGACGAAACAAGGAAAATACGTCATATTCGGATTCGAAGAAGCCATAGGATACATGTGTGGTCTGCAAGTCATCGACAAAGACGGAGTTAGCGCTGCATGTCACATGACCACTTTCGGAAACTTCTTGAAGAGCCAGAAGAAGACGCTTCAGGATAAACTAGATGAAATTTATAGCACATATGGATATCACGTGTCATTGAATTCGTACTATATATGTTATTATTCTCATGTGATTCAATCTATATTTGACAGAATAAGGAATTATACAGGACCTAAGATG TATCCCAAAAGTGTTAAGAATGGCGAATATACAATCAAAAATATAAGGGATTTAACTACAGGGTACGATGATGCACAGGCAGATAAGAAAGCAATCCTTCCCGTGGACCCATCTAGTCAAATGATAACGTTTTACTTCACCAATGGTTTGGTTGTTACACTTAGGACCAGTGGTACTGAGCCAAAGATTAAATATTACACAGAAATGTGTGCACCACCTGAACAGAC GGATAGGGAGAAAATAGTTGCTACTATGACAGAGCAAGTAGAAGCAGTAATTAGAGAATTTCTGGAACCTGAGAAAAGGAATTTGATTCGAAGAAGTTCGTGA
- the LOC123679712 gene encoding phosphoglucomutase-2 isoform X1: MSFYKTAVLYLNSELGRSIKYWLDGQRQKIMDNPDLKIKIAEWLLWDKNENTLEEIKNMISENDHEKLSNLLLNRLKFGTAGLRGKMQAGYAGMNDLVIIQTGQGLLKHLEKSEKSLLETNGIVIGYDGRHNSKRWAEITATIFVQAGYRARLFGNLVPTPYVPFSVRKYNCAIGIMITASHNPKEDNGYKVYASNGAQILSPNDKYIQEHIKGHLEPWPNSWETHIIQNNELIIDPLEEVAQDYTQRVKASILPEHLELNKKFSHMYTYTPMHGVGYNYVKRALDAINIRFKATPEQKDPHPDFPTVVYPNPEEGASCLDLSFKLAEKIGSTIIIANDPDADRMACAEKDSKTGKWKIFTGNELGALLGWWLLQCFKSNNPKVPMNDVYMVSSTVSSMILKTMAAKEGFNFVDTLTGFKWIGNKALELTKQGKYVIFGFEEAIGYMCGLQVIDKDGVSAACHMTTFGNFLKSQKKTLQDKLDEIYSTYGYHVSLNSYYICYYSHVIQSIFDRIRNYTGPKMYPKSVKNGEYTIKNIRDLTTGYDDAQADKKAILPVDPSSQMITFYFTNGLVVTLRTSGTEPKIKYYTEMCAPPEQTDREKIVATMTEQVEAVIREFLEPEKRNLIRRSS; this comes from the exons ATGTCGTTTTATAAGACCGCTGTCCTATATCTAAATTCTGAATTAGGGAGGTCTATAAAGTATTGGTTAGATGGACAGAG ACAGAAAATCATGGATAATCCAGACCTCAAAATCAAAATCGCGGAATGGCTGCTCTGGGACAAGAACGAAAATACTCTAGAAGAGATTAAAAATATGATTTCCGAGAATGATCACGAAAAGTTGTCGAACTTGCTGTTGAACAGGCTGAAATTTGGGACAGCAGGTCTCAGAGGAAAGATGCAGGCAGGTTATGCAGGTATGAACGATCTGGTCATTATACAAACAGGTCAAGGCTTGTTGAAGCATTTGGAGAAGAGCGAGAAAAGCCTGCTGGAAACAAACGGAATCGTTATAGGTTATGATGGAAGACACAACAGTAAAAG ATGGGCAGAAATAACAGCAACTATATTCGTACAAGCAGGATACAGAGCCAGGCTATTCGGCAATCTAGTTCCAACACCTTACGTCCCATTTTCTGTTAGAAAATACAACTGTGCCATAGGGATCATGATAACAGCATCCCATAATCCCAAAGAAGACAACGGTTACAAG GTGTATGCTTCTAACGGCGCTCAAATACTGAGCCCCAACGATAAATACATCCAAGAACACATCAAGGGGCATTTAGAACCTTGGCCGAATTCCTGGGAAACCCATATCATCCAGAATAACGAGCTGATCATAGATCCTCTTGAAGAAGTGGCGCAGGACTACACGCAGCGCGTAAAAGCCAGCATACTCCCTGAACATctagaattgaataagaaattTAGTCATATGTACACGTATACTCCGATGCATGGTGTTGGTTACAATTATGTTAAACGAGCTCTAGATGCAATCAATATCAGATTTAAGGCAACACCGGAGCAGAAAGATCCTCATCCTGACTTTCCGACAGTGGT aTATCCAAATCCAGAGGAAGGAGCCAGTTGTCTTGATCTCTCTTTCAAACTTGCAGAAAAAATTGGCAGCACAATAATAATAGCTAATGACCCGGACGCGGATAGAATGGCATGTGCAGAAAAAGATAG taaaaccgggaaatggaaaattttcactgGCAATGAGCTTGGGGCTCTACTTGGCTGGTGGTTACTTCAGTGCTTCAAATCAAATAACCCTAAAGTTCCCATGAATGATGTTTATATGGTATCGAGTACTGTGAGTTCGATGATTTTGAAAACGATGGCAGCCAAAGAAGGCTTCAATTTTGTTGATACTCTCACTGGTTTCAAATGGATAG GAAATAAGGCCTTAGAACTGACGAAACAAGGAAAATACGTCATATTCGGATTCGAAGAAGCCATAGGATACATGTGTGGTCTGCAAGTCATCGACAAAGACGGAGTTAGCGCTGCATGTCACATGACCACTTTCGGAAACTTCTTGAAGAGCCAGAAGAAGACGCTTCAGGATAAACTAGATGAAATTTATAGCACATATGGATATCACGTGTCATTGAATTCGTACTATATATGTTATTATTCTCATGTGATTCAATCTATATTTGACAGAATAAGGAATTATACAGGACCTAAGATG TATCCCAAAAGTGTTAAGAATGGCGAATATACAATCAAAAATATAAGGGATTTAACTACAGGGTACGATGATGCACAGGCAGATAAGAAAGCAATCCTTCCCGTGGACCCATCTAGTCAAATGATAACGTTTTACTTCACCAATGGTTTGGTTGTTACACTTAGGACCAGTGGTACTGAGCCAAAGATTAAATATTACACAGAAATGTGTGCACCACCTGAACAGAC GGATAGGGAGAAAATAGTTGCTACTATGACAGAGCAAGTAGAAGCAGTAATTAGAGAATTTCTGGAACCTGAGAAAAGGAATTTGATTCGAAGAAGTTCGTGA